From a single Streptomyces sp. NBC_01264 genomic region:
- a CDS encoding YciI family protein: MEFFCYHRDRPGSVALRNELREQHWSYMDRYAKELIARGPTLAGDSGAPTGSVHIIDLPGPVDARAFAFAEPGYQAGVYRDVLLRRWSNTLGRTMWDFPGGRTGGNRYLVLGLGSGPAADLAVPAEHRDELIAYGPLLSDDGATWLGTAALLRAPDPDAAGAVLSRDRYANIEVHNWQFGGRPS; the protein is encoded by the coding sequence ATGGAGTTCTTCTGCTACCACCGCGACCGACCCGGCTCCGTAGCGTTGCGCAACGAGCTGCGGGAACAGCACTGGTCCTACATGGACCGTTACGCGAAGGAGCTGATCGCCCGGGGCCCGACCCTCGCCGGCGACAGCGGCGCTCCCACCGGCAGCGTGCACATCATCGACCTGCCCGGTCCCGTAGATGCCCGTGCGTTCGCCTTCGCCGAGCCGGGCTACCAGGCCGGTGTCTACCGGGACGTGCTGCTGCGGCGGTGGAGCAACACGCTGGGGCGCACCATGTGGGACTTCCCCGGTGGCCGGACCGGCGGCAACCGGTACCTGGTGCTCGGCCTCGGCTCAGGGCCGGCCGCCGACCTCGCCGTACCGGCCGAACACCGGGACGAGCTGATCGCCTACGGGCCGCTGTTGTCCGACGACGGCGCCACCTGGCTGGGCACGGCCGCGTTGCTCCGGGCACCGGACCCGGATGCGGCGGGTGCCGTCCTGAGCCGGGACCGGTACGCCAACATCGAGGTGCACAACTGGCAGTTCGGCGGGCGGCCGTCATAA
- a CDS encoding LysR family transcriptional regulator: MAPDTVSLRYFLVLAQELNFTRAAARIGIAQPALSARMRRLEAELGTALLVRSTRSVVLTAAGAALAESAPPALDRAWDTARSAAAGELGTLRIGYSLSTGAETVPALVDRMMRGTSGLEVGAVPMATPEISHAVADGRIDAGITRGEQPGRGVRRYLLRLARIGVQMAERHPLAEHPEIEIADAATYPLRLPDRAANPVIHDQLSALFRDIRPEPRFHTPAVSFDPSQRDLRDGATLAPAGEAAATVQPAGLTWRPLRGAPSLTIHLVLPSEQSPLHRRIRAVAKTLAHELHWLPD; the protein is encoded by the coding sequence GTGGCGCCGGACACGGTGAGCCTGCGGTATTTCCTGGTGCTGGCACAGGAGTTGAACTTCACCCGCGCTGCCGCACGGATCGGGATCGCACAGCCCGCACTCAGCGCCCGGATGCGCAGATTGGAAGCGGAACTCGGGACGGCCCTGCTGGTCCGCAGCACGCGTAGCGTCGTATTGACCGCGGCCGGTGCGGCGCTGGCGGAGTCCGCGCCGCCGGCGCTGGACCGGGCGTGGGACACCGCCCGGAGCGCGGCGGCCGGTGAACTGGGCACGCTGCGCATCGGATACAGCCTCAGCACCGGGGCCGAGACGGTACCGGCCCTGGTGGACAGGATGATGCGCGGAACGAGCGGACTCGAGGTCGGCGCGGTCCCGATGGCGACCCCGGAGATCTCCCACGCGGTCGCCGACGGCCGCATCGATGCCGGGATCACCCGTGGTGAACAGCCGGGCCGTGGCGTGCGCCGGTACCTGCTGCGGCTTGCGCGCATCGGGGTCCAGATGGCGGAGCGCCATCCGCTGGCCGAACACCCGGAGATCGAGATCGCCGACGCGGCCACGTATCCGTTGCGACTCCCGGACCGTGCGGCCAACCCCGTGATCCACGATCAGCTGTCCGCACTGTTCCGAGACATCCGGCCAGAACCCCGATTCCACACGCCCGCGGTCTCTTTCGACCCGTCCCAGCGCGACCTGCGCGACGGGGCCACCCTCGCCCCGGCCGGAGAAGCCGCGGCCACGGTGCAACCGGCCGGTCTCACCTGGCGGCCACTGCGAGGCGCGCCCAGCCTGACGATCCACCTGGTCCTCCCGAGCGAGCAGTCGCCACTCCACCGCCGTATCCGTGCCGTCGCCAAAACCCTGGCGCACGAGCTGCACTGGCTGCCGGACTGA
- a CDS encoding DUF1330 domain-containing protein, translating into MAKGYWVSVYPALSDPEGLTAYDELAGPAVQAGGGRLPSRIPSHGGRVVAHEAGIAQRVVLIEFDSFEQAVAAYESEAYQKALAALPDGFARDFRIVDGID; encoded by the coding sequence ATGGCCAAGGGCTACTGGGTCAGTGTCTACCCCGCCCTTTCCGACCCTGAGGGGCTGACCGCCTACGACGAGCTGGCCGGTCCGGCCGTCCAGGCCGGCGGCGGGCGCCTCCCGTCCCGGATCCCCTCCCACGGCGGTCGAGTCGTCGCCCACGAGGCCGGAATCGCGCAACGCGTCGTTCTGATCGAGTTCGACAGCTTCGAGCAGGCCGTCGCGGCGTACGAGAGCGAGGCGTACCAGAAGGCGCTGGCGGCCCTCCCCGACGGCTTCGCGCGCGACTTCCGCATCGTCGACGGCATCGACTGA
- a CDS encoding DEAD/DEAH box helicase, translating to MTRLGDERRRRSGVVGYWRAVELFSPQKVPALSVRDRVYAGEPDGPMPWEAGHPLRSVPVEPGYGWQHVVYGGAYALAAVRDTLLRVFGESGEDHDGRMNGESALFALTVTDEGRLLLDSPVFSSCAWATGRAVSPGPGSRGWLDGFEEEADAWVARASALGESASAPVESEEEDEDASPVGSGVITAGHLLDFSAELAEAWGVSVPLDPAGVRVRSVPVRLDRAADAADQQDFLNSFIAADLDLVAGELASHDPGPGLAAYLTPGAAFDKTRRIDLRRNPGVALAGVAPTRTPLGRWPADPAHALALSQQFAVNAIHTELAPGAGIFAVNGPPGTGKTTMLRDCFAAAVVERARRLAELRLPSQAFAEQAPYVWKSGDYTRTVTPLRPEFTGFEMVVASANNGAVENISTEIPAREALGKQWRDEADYFAEQATRLLKGEPAWGAVAARLGSKKNRLEFVNRFWHGKYRQTDTDAPPPPSVPPQPDGRGRRPRNAWVDSGSGLSHLLRQWRDTPQAGVWREGKQRFEAALSEVERLRAERIVAAEAYEGLSTAYEALRKAQRALPQHEAEVARVRETLPPAENALAAAEQALARAEQTHQAHLARRPGFTVSLFTLGRAARTWHAEEAGAADLVADARRDRDAAQAARDGVRGAVGAASARLRTREAAREAERARVAQAEETVAAARTRWGTSVPQDAWLTDQDAARELAAPWSDPEITAARTELFLAALHLHQAFLRCTARTMYANLMAGMDAVAGAVPRTVPEAHLRAAWQSVFLVVPVVSTTFASLDRVFGRLGPEALGWLFVDEAGQATPQMAVGGMWRARRTVVVGDPLQLEPVVVLPWTAQRALRDDFGAAEEWSPGRTSVQQLADRSNRYGTLLPAELPDGSHEVWVGSPLRVHRRCDDPMFSISNAVAYDGLMVQGTAERDPYVYRPTSSWVNVTGAEADGHWIPEEGRALRRVLERLRDQGGVDLARDVFVISPFRQVVAGAKGVCRDLMPAERVGTVHTTQGKEADVVILILGTDPGRPGARAWAASAPNLLNVAVSRAKRCLFVIGNLEAWRDQRFFSTLAESLPAHTWQAPGLHQQG from the coding sequence GTGACGCGGCTGGGGGACGAGCGTCGGCGGCGGAGCGGGGTCGTCGGGTACTGGCGGGCGGTCGAGTTGTTCAGCCCGCAGAAGGTGCCCGCCCTGTCCGTCCGGGATCGGGTCTACGCGGGCGAGCCTGACGGGCCCATGCCCTGGGAGGCCGGGCATCCGTTGCGGTCCGTCCCGGTCGAGCCGGGCTACGGCTGGCAGCACGTCGTCTACGGCGGTGCCTACGCGCTCGCCGCCGTACGCGACACCCTGCTCCGCGTCTTCGGGGAGAGCGGCGAGGACCACGACGGCCGGATGAACGGCGAGAGCGCTCTCTTCGCGCTGACCGTCACCGACGAGGGCCGGCTGCTGCTGGACTCCCCCGTCTTCTCCTCCTGTGCCTGGGCCACCGGCCGGGCCGTGTCCCCCGGCCCCGGCAGTCGCGGCTGGCTCGACGGGTTCGAGGAGGAGGCCGACGCGTGGGTCGCCCGGGCGTCCGCGCTCGGCGAGTCCGCTTCCGCACCCGTGGAGAGCGAAGAGGAGGACGAGGACGCCTCCCCCGTCGGGTCCGGCGTCATCACGGCCGGTCACCTCCTCGATTTCAGCGCCGAGCTGGCCGAAGCCTGGGGTGTCTCCGTACCGCTGGACCCCGCCGGGGTACGCGTGCGCAGCGTCCCCGTACGGCTGGACCGCGCGGCCGACGCCGCCGACCAGCAGGACTTCCTCAACAGTTTCATCGCCGCCGACCTCGACCTCGTGGCCGGCGAGCTCGCCTCGCACGATCCCGGCCCGGGTCTCGCCGCGTACCTCACCCCCGGCGCCGCCTTCGACAAGACCCGCCGCATCGACCTGCGCCGCAATCCGGGCGTCGCGCTCGCCGGAGTCGCCCCCACCCGTACCCCGCTCGGCCGCTGGCCCGCCGACCCCGCGCACGCACTCGCGCTGAGCCAGCAGTTCGCCGTCAACGCCATCCACACCGAGCTGGCCCCGGGCGCCGGCATCTTCGCCGTCAACGGCCCGCCCGGCACCGGCAAGACCACCATGCTGCGCGACTGCTTCGCGGCGGCCGTCGTCGAGCGGGCCCGCCGCCTCGCCGAGCTGCGCCTGCCGTCGCAGGCCTTCGCGGAGCAGGCCCCGTACGTGTGGAAGAGCGGCGACTACACCCGTACGGTCACCCCGCTGCGCCCTGAGTTCACCGGCTTCGAGATGGTCGTCGCCTCCGCGAACAACGGAGCCGTGGAGAACATCTCCACCGAGATCCCGGCCCGCGAGGCACTCGGCAAGCAGTGGCGGGACGAAGCCGACTACTTCGCCGAGCAGGCGACCCGCCTCCTCAAGGGCGAGCCGGCGTGGGGCGCGGTGGCGGCCCGCCTGGGCAGCAAGAAGAACCGTCTGGAGTTCGTCAACCGTTTCTGGCACGGCAAGTACCGCCAGACCGACACCGATGCCCCGCCCCCACCGTCCGTCCCCCCGCAGCCGGACGGCCGGGGCCGTCGGCCCCGCAACGCCTGGGTCGACAGCGGCAGCGGCCTCTCCCACCTCCTGCGCCAGTGGCGCGACACCCCGCAGGCGGGCGTGTGGCGCGAGGGAAAGCAGCGCTTCGAGGCCGCACTGTCCGAGGTGGAGCGGCTGCGCGCCGAACGGATCGTCGCCGCCGAGGCGTACGAAGGGCTCTCCACCGCGTACGAGGCCCTGCGCAAGGCGCAGCGCGCCCTACCGCAGCACGAGGCGGAAGTGGCCCGCGTAAGGGAGACCCTCCCGCCCGCCGAGAACGCGCTGGCCGCCGCCGAGCAGGCCCTGGCCCGGGCCGAGCAGACGCACCAGGCGCACCTGGCCCGCCGCCCGGGGTTCACGGTCAGCCTCTTCACCCTGGGCCGGGCGGCGCGCACCTGGCACGCGGAGGAGGCCGGGGCGGCGGATCTGGTCGCCGACGCACGCCGGGACCGTGATGCCGCGCAGGCCGCGCGGGACGGCGTACGGGGCGCCGTGGGCGCGGCGTCGGCCCGCCTGCGCACCCGCGAGGCGGCGAGGGAAGCGGAACGGGCCCGTGTCGCGCAGGCGGAGGAGACGGTCGCTGCGGCCCGCACGCGCTGGGGCACGTCCGTACCGCAGGACGCGTGGCTCACCGACCAGGACGCGGCCCGCGAGCTCGCGGCCCCCTGGTCCGACCCCGAGATCACGGCCGCCCGCACGGAGCTGTTCCTCGCGGCCCTCCACCTCCACCAGGCCTTCCTGCGGTGCACGGCCCGCACTATGTACGCCAACCTGATGGCCGGCATGGACGCGGTCGCCGGAGCGGTTCCGAGGACGGTGCCCGAAGCTCACCTGCGGGCGGCGTGGCAGAGCGTGTTCCTGGTGGTCCCGGTCGTCTCCACGACGTTCGCCTCGCTCGACCGGGTCTTCGGACGGCTCGGGCCGGAGGCGCTGGGCTGGCTGTTCGTCGACGAGGCCGGTCAAGCGACGCCGCAGATGGCGGTCGGCGGCATGTGGCGGGCCCGGCGCACCGTCGTGGTCGGCGACCCCCTCCAGCTGGAGCCGGTCGTGGTCCTCCCGTGGACGGCGCAGCGCGCCCTACGGGACGACTTCGGCGCCGCCGAGGAATGGTCGCCGGGACGCACCTCGGTGCAGCAGCTCGCCGACCGCTCGAACCGCTACGGCACCCTGCTGCCGGCCGAACTGCCCGACGGTAGCCACGAGGTGTGGGTCGGCTCGCCGCTGCGGGTGCACCGGCGGTGCGACGACCCGATGTTCTCCATCAGCAACGCCGTCGCCTACGACGGCCTGATGGTCCAGGGGACGGCGGAGCGCGACCCGTACGTCTACCGGCCGACGAGCAGCTGGGTGAACGTGACCGGCGCGGAGGCGGACGGGCACTGGATCCCGGAGGAGGGCCGGGCGCTGCGGCGCGTGCTGGAACGGCTGCGCGACCAGGGCGGCGTGGATCTGGCCCGGGACGTGTTCGTGATCAGCCCCTTCCGGCAGGTCGTGGCGGGCGCGAAGGGGGTGTGCCGCGATCTGATGCCGGCCGAGCGCGTGGGTACGGTCCACACGACGCAGGGCAAGGAGGCCGACGTCGTCATCCTGATCCTGGGCACCGACCCCGGCCGCCCGGGTGCCCGCGCCTGGGCCGCGTCCGCCCCGAACCTCCTCAACGTCGCGGTCAGCCGCGCCAAACGCTGCCTCTTCGTCATCGGCAACCTGGAGGCATGGCGCGACCAGCGCTTCTTCTCGACCTTGGCGGAGTCCCTCCCGGCACACACGTGGCAGGCACCGGGCCTGCACCAGCAGGGCTAG
- a CDS encoding LysR family transcriptional regulator → MQLDLNLLTALDALLEEGSVAGAAARLHVTAPAMSRSLGRIRRTTGDQILVRTGRTMTPTPYAIAVREQVHELLQQVQGVLAPSRELDLATLERTFTLRWHDSLVALSGPALLAAVRAQAPGVRLRFVGESSIDTPELRRGEVDLEANANLPGAPDIRAEKVGETRLVIIVSQGHPLTSVGTVTAQQYAAAEHVTVSRRGNLGNALDEALARLGLTRRVVATAPTEAAALEFARDSDLLITAPEATTRSAVADLGLTVLPIPLELPSAAMYLSWHQRYDTDQAHAWLRGLARTALATRGAP, encoded by the coding sequence ATGCAATTGGACTTGAACCTGCTCACCGCGCTCGACGCGCTACTGGAGGAGGGAAGCGTGGCCGGGGCGGCCGCGCGCCTGCACGTCACCGCTCCCGCGATGAGCCGGAGTCTGGGCCGGATCCGGCGCACGACCGGGGATCAGATCCTGGTGCGCACCGGCCGCACGATGACCCCGACGCCGTACGCGATCGCCGTACGGGAACAGGTGCACGAGCTGCTGCAGCAGGTCCAAGGGGTGCTGGCGCCGAGCCGTGAACTCGACCTGGCAACGCTGGAGCGCACCTTCACCCTCCGCTGGCACGATTCCCTGGTCGCCTTGAGCGGCCCCGCACTCCTCGCGGCCGTACGCGCACAGGCGCCGGGCGTGCGTTTGCGCTTTGTCGGGGAATCGAGCATCGACACCCCTGAACTGCGGCGCGGCGAGGTCGACCTGGAGGCGAACGCCAACCTCCCGGGGGCACCGGACATCCGTGCCGAGAAGGTGGGCGAGACCCGCCTCGTCATCATCGTGAGCCAGGGACACCCCCTCACCAGCGTCGGAACCGTCACCGCACAGCAGTACGCCGCCGCTGAGCACGTCACCGTCTCGCGACGCGGAAACCTCGGCAACGCCCTCGACGAGGCCCTCGCGCGGCTCGGCCTCACCCGCCGCGTGGTGGCGACCGCACCCACGGAAGCGGCCGCGCTGGAGTTCGCGCGCGACTCCGATCTCCTGATCACTGCGCCCGAGGCCACCACGAGGTCAGCGGTCGCCGACCTCGGCCTGACCGTGCTCCCCATCCCCCTCGAACTGCCCTCGGCAGCGATGTACCTGTCGTGGCATCAGCGCTACGACACCGACCAGGCTCACGCCTGGCTGCGCGGGCTGGCCCGAACCGCACTGGCCACGCGTGGAGCGCCGTAG
- a CDS encoding inositol monophosphatase family protein, translated as MSEMLQATDVVSSDAYLLEQTEVAVRAAGSVLRERFGGVVRYETREELMRALAANDDAALDILRPRLTGLRPDAGWVEDELDGGALPPGEWWVVDPAEGNVNHLHALPDWAVTATLVRENQPVLTVVHLPLTGETYTALTGAGAHLEGRPLRVSPTTDLGLGIVATSQARPDEDETVVRRVGSSITAMLSGALVVRTSVPATLHLANVAAGRIDAFWQYAGARADLLPGALLVTEAGGRITDTQGRPWTPQSESFLATAPALHTQAVTTLSH; from the coding sequence ATGTCCGAAATGCTTCAGGCCACCGACGTGGTCTCCTCCGACGCCTACCTGCTCGAGCAGACCGAGGTCGCGGTGCGTGCGGCCGGTTCGGTGCTGCGTGAGCGTTTCGGTGGGGTGGTGCGCTACGAGACGCGTGAGGAGCTGATGCGTGCGCTCGCCGCCAATGACGACGCGGCCCTGGACATCCTGCGGCCCCGCCTCACCGGCCTGCGCCCGGACGCCGGCTGGGTGGAGGACGAACTGGACGGCGGCGCGCTGCCGCCCGGCGAGTGGTGGGTCGTGGACCCCGCCGAAGGCAACGTCAACCACCTGCACGCCCTGCCCGACTGGGCGGTGACCGCCACCCTCGTACGGGAGAACCAGCCGGTGCTCACCGTGGTCCACCTCCCGCTGACCGGCGAAACCTACACCGCGCTCACCGGCGCCGGCGCCCACCTCGAGGGCCGGCCACTGCGCGTCTCCCCGACCACCGACCTCGGCCTGGGCATCGTGGCCACCAGCCAGGCCCGGCCGGACGAGGACGAGACGGTCGTGCGCCGCGTCGGCTCCTCGATCACCGCGATGCTCTCGGGCGCGCTCGTCGTCCGCACCTCCGTACCCGCCACCCTGCACCTGGCCAACGTGGCCGCAGGCCGCATCGACGCCTTCTGGCAGTACGCCGGCGCCCGGGCCGACCTCCTGCCCGGCGCACTCCTCGTCACCGAGGCCGGCGGACGGATCACCGACACCCAGGGCCGCCCCTGGACCCCGCAGAGCGAAAGCTTCCTGGCCACCGCCCCCGCCCTCCACACCCAGGCCGTCACCACCCTCTCCCACTGA
- a CDS encoding NADPH-dependent F420 reductase → MTTIAVLGNGRVGGNLATALTRAGHQVAVADRTPGAAAHAAHAARIVINATPGAGSLERLTALREDLRDRILVDVSNATLDGPDGLPADLIHPGSSLAEQLQEALPETHVVKTLNTMLFPVMTAPATLTQTPTAFLSGEDPQAKHTVRDLLIDLGWQKEWITDLGGIQTARATEAAILFVPHVIRANGFTPFAISITR, encoded by the coding sequence ATGACCACGATCGCAGTCCTCGGAAACGGCCGCGTCGGCGGCAACCTGGCCACCGCCCTCACCCGCGCCGGACACCAGGTGGCCGTCGCGGACCGCACACCGGGCGCCGCCGCCCACGCCGCCCACGCCGCCCGGATCGTCATCAACGCCACCCCCGGCGCCGGATCCCTCGAACGCCTCACCGCCCTGCGCGAAGACCTGCGCGACAGAATCCTCGTGGACGTCTCCAACGCCACCCTCGACGGACCGGACGGACTGCCTGCCGACCTCATCCACCCCGGCTCCAGCCTCGCCGAACAACTCCAGGAAGCACTCCCCGAAACCCACGTCGTCAAGACCCTCAACACCATGCTCTTCCCCGTGATGACCGCACCGGCCACACTCACCCAGACACCGACCGCCTTCCTCTCCGGCGAAGACCCGCAGGCCAAACACACCGTCCGCGACCTCCTCATCGACCTCGGCTGGCAGAAGGAATGGATCACCGACCTCGGCGGAATCCAGACCGCCCGCGCCACCGAAGCCGCCATCCTCTTCGTCCCCCACGTCATCCGGGCCAACGGATTCACCCCCTTCGCGATCTCCATCACCCGCTGA
- a CDS encoding 3-hydroxybutyrate oligomer hydrolase family protein: MWATPTAPAAPVCTFRAPNWWNHDAQFVIRLPDRWNGGLVVAGSPGVREQYANDRAIGDWVLARGYAFAATDKGNTGAAFHRDGQTPGDAVAEWNTRVTELTRAARTVVAQRYHRAPSRTLATGMSNGGYLVRWQLENHPELYEGGVDWEGTLWRADGPNLLTFLPPALAAYPVYAAGGPQAGQAHEAMLAAGFPAGSEFLWPFHHSYYWDLTQRIYREEFDPGFDGAAEAGTPFCAPGTPACDADYAYADRPAEVRGAVAKTALTGRIGKPLITLHGTLDVLLPIARDSDVYAEMVRRAGRGALLRYYRIEDGTHVDSLVDAFPDRLRPLTPCHRAAFTALEDWIGRGVRPPLGHTVRRDPAASPAALLTGCPLDA, translated from the coding sequence GTGTGGGCGACGCCCACTGCGCCCGCCGCGCCCGTCTGCACGTTCCGGGCGCCGAACTGGTGGAACCACGACGCGCAGTTCGTCATCCGGCTGCCCGACCGCTGGAACGGCGGACTCGTCGTCGCAGGCTCCCCGGGCGTGCGCGAGCAGTACGCCAACGACCGGGCCATCGGCGACTGGGTGCTCGCCCGCGGCTACGCCTTCGCCGCCACCGACAAGGGCAACACCGGGGCCGCCTTCCACCGCGACGGGCAGACCCCCGGGGACGCCGTCGCCGAGTGGAACACCCGGGTCACGGAGCTGACCCGGGCCGCCCGTACGGTCGTCGCGCAGCGCTACCACCGGGCGCCGAGCCGCACCCTCGCCACCGGCATGTCCAACGGGGGCTACCTGGTGCGCTGGCAGTTGGAGAACCATCCGGAGCTGTACGAGGGCGGGGTGGACTGGGAGGGCACCCTGTGGCGGGCCGACGGGCCGAACCTCCTCACGTTCCTGCCCCCGGCGCTGGCCGCCTACCCCGTCTACGCGGCGGGCGGCCCGCAGGCGGGGCAGGCGCACGAGGCGATGCTCGCCGCGGGCTTCCCGGCCGGCTCGGAGTTCCTGTGGCCCTTCCACCACAGCTACTACTGGGACCTCACCCAGCGGATCTACCGTGAGGAGTTCGATCCCGGCTTCGACGGTGCGGCGGAGGCCGGGACCCCCTTCTGCGCCCCCGGCACACCGGCCTGCGACGCCGATTACGCCTACGCCGACCGGCCCGCGGAGGTCCGGGGCGCCGTCGCGAAGACGGCCCTCACCGGCCGGATCGGCAAACCGCTGATCACCCTGCACGGCACCCTCGACGTCCTCCTGCCCATCGCCCGGGACTCCGACGTCTACGCCGAGATGGTCCGCCGGGCCGGCCGCGGGGCGCTGCTGCGTTACTACCGCATCGAGGACGGCACCCACGTGGACTCGCTCGTCGACGCCTTCCCCGACCGGCTGCGCCCCCTGACCCCCTGCCACCGCGCCGCCTTCACCGCACTGGAGGACTGGATCGGCCGCGGTGTGC